GCGCAAGATTCTGGTCAAGTATCGCGGCGAAGAAGGCGGGGCAGCCTACCTCGAACGGCTGAAAAAACAGCCCCGGGTGCTGGTCGTCTTCGCACCGACCCGGCTGGAAACGCTGGGGCTGGCCGAGTAGACCAGTCCCCGCGCGGCGCTGCTTTAGCCCGCAGCGTCCAGACCGGCTTGGGCACAGGCAATATCCTGCTCTACGGTTCCGCCGCTGACCCCAATTGCCCCGACCACGGCATCGCCGCTCCGAATCGGCAGCCCGCCGCCAAAGGTCACAATGCGCGGAAGATGGGGCACCCCGGCCACGAGCGCAGGATCGTCCTTGATAGAATTGAAAAATTCCTGCGATGGCATGCCCAACAGTGCGGTATAAGCTTTATTCTGGGATGCCTCAATACTGACCAAGGGGGTGCCCTCCATGCGACAAAACGCTTTCAGCAAGCCACTTTCGTCGAGAACGGCCACCACCTGGCCGATGCCCAGTTCCTCAGCCTTGGCAACGGCCGCAGCCACCATCTTTTGCGCAACGGCCGCGCTGATACTCTGCTTGGTAAACGTGTCTGCCATACGATGTCTCCTCCCGTGTTTATGAGCCTGACAGGCGGTCCGAGTGCCCCAGATCCTTTTCCGGCGCGATGCGGTCCCGGACCCGCTGTTTCAGCTCTTTGAGTTCAGGAAAACGCCCCTGCTCCTTGCGCGACCAGATCA
This genomic window from Desulfurellaceae bacterium contains:
- a CDS encoding heme-binding protein, yielding MADTFTKQSISAAVAQKMVAAAVAKAEELGIGQVVAVLDESGLLKAFCRMEGTPLVSIEASQNKAYTALLGMPSQEFFNSIKDDPALVAGVPHLPRIVTFGGGLPIRSGDAVVGAIGVSGGTVEQDIACAQAGLDAAG